One window of the Trifolium pratense cultivar HEN17-A07 linkage group LG2, ARS_RC_1.1, whole genome shotgun sequence genome contains the following:
- the LOC123908084 gene encoding chloroplast envelope membrane protein isoform X1, translated as MQKCCGFGWETEKCWHILLMFFMSSSVVLSSSNNFIQFFKHKQQHQQLLLSNSFLSLHNSPPPHASFTTKRTRRLSGFISKAEKHNNNNNNSSKRSKTRSWWQKFFSEDDGNWLGLKEDDMAEEEQELSDSEEQQELSEDEKFEAWKQRAEAIIELREAQEDTRNQEARKWEDWLLEEDSSSSSSWERGIKDYREEVRADDYDSSSEMGGIVKSVRSLIFGREQDDDDDDDDLLYEDRVFQYASSNSAKFLAVLIIIPWAIDFLVHDYVFMPFLDRYVKTVPLAAQMLDVRRHQKLEIIEELRIERGRFELEVEIGKSPPLSDNEVWWELRNKALELRDEWRLENRRAFANIWSDTVYGISLFILLYFNKSKVALLKFTGYKIINNISDTGKAFLIILITDIFLGYHSESGWETLIEIIVEHYGLEVDQAAITIFVCVIPVTVDACVKLWLFKFLPRLSPKVMSIFQEMKRH; from the exons ATGCAGAAATGTTGTGGGTTTGGTTGGGAAACTGAAAAATGTTGgcatatattattaatgttcTTCATGAGCTCGTCAGTTGTATTATCTTCATCCAACAATTTTATCCAATTCTTTAAACacaaacaacaacatcaacagcTTCTATTATCCAACTCTTTTCTCTCCCTTCACAATTCGCCGCCGCCGCATGCTTCATTCACCACCAAAAGAACAAGGCGGCTCAGTGGCTTCATTTCCAAAGCGGAAaagcataataataataataataattcaagcAAAAGAAGCAAGACGAGGAGTTGGTGGCAGAAATTCTTTTCGGAGGACGACGGGAATTGGCTTGGTTTGAAGGAAGATGATATGGCtgaagaagaacaagagttGTCTGACTCTGAAGAACAACAAGAGTTGTCTGAGGATGAAAAGTTTGAGGCATGGAAGCAGAGAGCCGAAGCAATTATAGAATTGAGGGAAGCGCAAGAAGATACAAGGAACCAAGAGGCCAGGAAATGGGAAGACTGGCTTTTGGAGGAAGATAGCAGCAGTTCTTCTTCTTGGGAGAGGGGAATCAAGGATTACAGGGAGGAGGTGCGAGCTGATGATTATGATTCTTCCTCTGAAATGGGGGGGATTGTAAAGTCTGTTAGGTCTTTGATTTTTGGAAGAGAacaagatgatgatgatgatgatgatgacttgCTTTATGAAGACCGCGTTTTTCAGTATGCTTCTTCAAACTCG GCTAAATTTTTGGCAGTCTTGATCATTATACCTTGGGCAATAGATTTTCTGGTTCATGACTATGTATTCATGCCTTTTTTAGACAG ATATGTGAAGACTGTACCACTTGCCGCCCAAATGCTCGACGTGAGAAGACATCAAAAACTGGAAATAATTGAGGAATTAAGAATTGAGAGAGGACGATTTGAGCTTGAGGTAGAGATTGGTAAATCTCCACCTCTTTCTGATAATGAGGTTTGGTGGGAATTGAGGAACAAAGC ATTAGAGTTGAGAGACGAGTGGAGACTGGAGAATCGCAGAGCATTTGCCAACATATGGTCAGATACAGTTTACGGGATCTcattatttattcttttgtaCTTCAATAAGAGTAAA GTAGCTTTGCTCAAATTTACtggttataaaataataaacaatatttCTGATACCGGGAAGGCATTTCTAATTATACTTATCACAGATATTTTCCTAGG GTATCATTCTGAATCTGGTTGGGAAACTTTGATAGAGATAATTGTCGAGCACTATGGGCTTGAAGTTGATCAGGCTGctattactatttttgtttGTGTGATCCCAGTCACCGTTGATGCATGCGTGAAACTTTGG CTATTCAAATTCCTCCCACGATTAtccccaaaagtgatgagtatATTTCAGGAAATGAAACGTCACTAG
- the LOC123908084 gene encoding proton extrusion protein PcxA isoform X4 → MQKCCGFGWETEKCWHILLMFFMSSSVVLSSSNNFIQFFKHKQQHQQLLLSNSFLSLHNSPPPHASFTTKRTRRLSGFISKAEKHNNNNNNSSKRSKTRSWWQKFFSEDDGNWLGLKEDDMAEEEQELSDSEEQQELSEDEKFEAWKQRAEAIIELREAQEDTRNQEARKWEDWLLEEDSSSSSSWERGIKDYREEVRADDYDSSSEMGGIVKSVRSLIFGREQDDDDDDDDLLYEDRVFQYASSNSAKFLAVLIIIPWAIDFLVHDYVFMPFLDRYVKTVPLAAQMLDVRRHQKLEIIEELRIERGRFELEVEIGKSPPLSDNEVWWELRNKALELRDEWRLENRRAFANIWSDTVYGISLFILLYFNKSKDILRNQDCM, encoded by the exons ATGCAGAAATGTTGTGGGTTTGGTTGGGAAACTGAAAAATGTTGgcatatattattaatgttcTTCATGAGCTCGTCAGTTGTATTATCTTCATCCAACAATTTTATCCAATTCTTTAAACacaaacaacaacatcaacagcTTCTATTATCCAACTCTTTTCTCTCCCTTCACAATTCGCCGCCGCCGCATGCTTCATTCACCACCAAAAGAACAAGGCGGCTCAGTGGCTTCATTTCCAAAGCGGAAaagcataataataataataataattcaagcAAAAGAAGCAAGACGAGGAGTTGGTGGCAGAAATTCTTTTCGGAGGACGACGGGAATTGGCTTGGTTTGAAGGAAGATGATATGGCtgaagaagaacaagagttGTCTGACTCTGAAGAACAACAAGAGTTGTCTGAGGATGAAAAGTTTGAGGCATGGAAGCAGAGAGCCGAAGCAATTATAGAATTGAGGGAAGCGCAAGAAGATACAAGGAACCAAGAGGCCAGGAAATGGGAAGACTGGCTTTTGGAGGAAGATAGCAGCAGTTCTTCTTCTTGGGAGAGGGGAATCAAGGATTACAGGGAGGAGGTGCGAGCTGATGATTATGATTCTTCCTCTGAAATGGGGGGGATTGTAAAGTCTGTTAGGTCTTTGATTTTTGGAAGAGAacaagatgatgatgatgatgatgatgacttgCTTTATGAAGACCGCGTTTTTCAGTATGCTTCTTCAAACTCG GCTAAATTTTTGGCAGTCTTGATCATTATACCTTGGGCAATAGATTTTCTGGTTCATGACTATGTATTCATGCCTTTTTTAGACAG ATATGTGAAGACTGTACCACTTGCCGCCCAAATGCTCGACGTGAGAAGACATCAAAAACTGGAAATAATTGAGGAATTAAGAATTGAGAGAGGACGATTTGAGCTTGAGGTAGAGATTGGTAAATCTCCACCTCTTTCTGATAATGAGGTTTGGTGGGAATTGAGGAACAAAGC ATTAGAGTTGAGAGACGAGTGGAGACTGGAGAATCGCAGAGCATTTGCCAACATATGGTCAGATACAGTTTACGGGATCTcattatttattcttttgtaCTTCAATAAGAGTAAA GATATACTTAGGAACCAGGACTGCATGTAA
- the LOC123908084 gene encoding proton extrusion protein PcxA isoform X2 produces the protein MQKCCGFGWETEKCWHILLMFFMSSSVVLSSSNNFIQFFKHKQQHQQLLLSNSFLSLHNSPPPHASFTTKRTRRLSGFISKAEKHNNNNNNSSKRSKTRSWWQKFFSEDDGNWLGLKEDDMAEEEQELSDSEEQQELSEDEKFEAWKQRAEAIIELREAQEDTRNQEARKWEDWLLEEDSSSSSSWERGIKDYREEVRADDYDSSSEMGGIVKSVRSLIFGREQDDDDDDDDLLYEDRVFQYASSNSAKFLAVLIIIPWAIDFLVHDYVFMPFLDRYVKTVPLAAQMLDVRRHQKLEIIEELRIERGRFELEVEIGKSPPLSDNEVWWELRNKALELRDEWRLENRRAFANIWSDTVYGISLFILLYFNKSKVALLKFTGYKIINNISDTGKAFLIILITDIFLGSILKGYGLIFNIFLDKMMVNLYMFCPVALNQILINFDSRLIIIQHLYGYRTEDSNFM, from the exons ATGCAGAAATGTTGTGGGTTTGGTTGGGAAACTGAAAAATGTTGgcatatattattaatgttcTTCATGAGCTCGTCAGTTGTATTATCTTCATCCAACAATTTTATCCAATTCTTTAAACacaaacaacaacatcaacagcTTCTATTATCCAACTCTTTTCTCTCCCTTCACAATTCGCCGCCGCCGCATGCTTCATTCACCACCAAAAGAACAAGGCGGCTCAGTGGCTTCATTTCCAAAGCGGAAaagcataataataataataataattcaagcAAAAGAAGCAAGACGAGGAGTTGGTGGCAGAAATTCTTTTCGGAGGACGACGGGAATTGGCTTGGTTTGAAGGAAGATGATATGGCtgaagaagaacaagagttGTCTGACTCTGAAGAACAACAAGAGTTGTCTGAGGATGAAAAGTTTGAGGCATGGAAGCAGAGAGCCGAAGCAATTATAGAATTGAGGGAAGCGCAAGAAGATACAAGGAACCAAGAGGCCAGGAAATGGGAAGACTGGCTTTTGGAGGAAGATAGCAGCAGTTCTTCTTCTTGGGAGAGGGGAATCAAGGATTACAGGGAGGAGGTGCGAGCTGATGATTATGATTCTTCCTCTGAAATGGGGGGGATTGTAAAGTCTGTTAGGTCTTTGATTTTTGGAAGAGAacaagatgatgatgatgatgatgatgacttgCTTTATGAAGACCGCGTTTTTCAGTATGCTTCTTCAAACTCG GCTAAATTTTTGGCAGTCTTGATCATTATACCTTGGGCAATAGATTTTCTGGTTCATGACTATGTATTCATGCCTTTTTTAGACAG ATATGTGAAGACTGTACCACTTGCCGCCCAAATGCTCGACGTGAGAAGACATCAAAAACTGGAAATAATTGAGGAATTAAGAATTGAGAGAGGACGATTTGAGCTTGAGGTAGAGATTGGTAAATCTCCACCTCTTTCTGATAATGAGGTTTGGTGGGAATTGAGGAACAAAGC ATTAGAGTTGAGAGACGAGTGGAGACTGGAGAATCGCAGAGCATTTGCCAACATATGGTCAGATACAGTTTACGGGATCTcattatttattcttttgtaCTTCAATAAGAGTAAA GTAGCTTTGCTCAAATTTACtggttataaaataataaacaatatttCTGATACCGGGAAGGCATTTCTAATTATACTTATCACAGATATTTTCCTAGG GAGTATACTGAAGGGATATGGtctcattttcaatattttcCTTGACAAAATGATGGTCAATCTATACATGTTTTGTCCTGTCGCGTTGAACCAGATTCTTATCAATTTTGACAGCAGACTTATTATCATACAACACCTTTATGGGTACCGAACTGAGGACTCCAATTTCATGTAG
- the LOC123908084 gene encoding proton extrusion protein PcxA isoform X3 — protein MQKCCGFGWETEKCWHILLMFFMSSSVVLSSSNNFIQFFKHKQQHQQLLLSNSFLSLHNSPPPHASFTTKRTRRLSGFISKAEKHNNNNNNSSKRSKTRSWWQKFFSEDDGNWLGLKEDDMAEEEQELSDSEEQQELSEDEKFEAWKQRAEAIIELREAQEDTRNQEARKWEDWLLEEDSSSSSSWERGIKDYREEVRADDYDSSSEMGGIVKSVRSLIFGREQDDDDDDDDLLYEDRVFQYASSNSAKFLAVLIIIPWAIDFLVHDYVFMPFLDRYVKTVPLAAQMLDVRRHQKLEIIEELRIERGRFELEVEIGKSPPLSDNEVWWELRNKALELRDEWRLENRRAFANIWSDTVYGISLFILLYFNKSKEPGLHVRKH, from the exons ATGCAGAAATGTTGTGGGTTTGGTTGGGAAACTGAAAAATGTTGgcatatattattaatgttcTTCATGAGCTCGTCAGTTGTATTATCTTCATCCAACAATTTTATCCAATTCTTTAAACacaaacaacaacatcaacagcTTCTATTATCCAACTCTTTTCTCTCCCTTCACAATTCGCCGCCGCCGCATGCTTCATTCACCACCAAAAGAACAAGGCGGCTCAGTGGCTTCATTTCCAAAGCGGAAaagcataataataataataataattcaagcAAAAGAAGCAAGACGAGGAGTTGGTGGCAGAAATTCTTTTCGGAGGACGACGGGAATTGGCTTGGTTTGAAGGAAGATGATATGGCtgaagaagaacaagagttGTCTGACTCTGAAGAACAACAAGAGTTGTCTGAGGATGAAAAGTTTGAGGCATGGAAGCAGAGAGCCGAAGCAATTATAGAATTGAGGGAAGCGCAAGAAGATACAAGGAACCAAGAGGCCAGGAAATGGGAAGACTGGCTTTTGGAGGAAGATAGCAGCAGTTCTTCTTCTTGGGAGAGGGGAATCAAGGATTACAGGGAGGAGGTGCGAGCTGATGATTATGATTCTTCCTCTGAAATGGGGGGGATTGTAAAGTCTGTTAGGTCTTTGATTTTTGGAAGAGAacaagatgatgatgatgatgatgatgacttgCTTTATGAAGACCGCGTTTTTCAGTATGCTTCTTCAAACTCG GCTAAATTTTTGGCAGTCTTGATCATTATACCTTGGGCAATAGATTTTCTGGTTCATGACTATGTATTCATGCCTTTTTTAGACAG ATATGTGAAGACTGTACCACTTGCCGCCCAAATGCTCGACGTGAGAAGACATCAAAAACTGGAAATAATTGAGGAATTAAGAATTGAGAGAGGACGATTTGAGCTTGAGGTAGAGATTGGTAAATCTCCACCTCTTTCTGATAATGAGGTTTGGTGGGAATTGAGGAACAAAGC ATTAGAGTTGAGAGACGAGTGGAGACTGGAGAATCGCAGAGCATTTGCCAACATATGGTCAGATACAGTTTACGGGATCTcattatttattcttttgtaCTTCAATAAGAGTAAA GAACCAGGACTGCATGTAAGGAAGCATTGA